The following are from one region of the Acanthopagrus latus isolate v.2019 chromosome 2, fAcaLat1.1, whole genome shotgun sequence genome:
- the LOC119032514 gene encoding extracellular calcium-sensing receptor-like, whose protein sequence is MNWTKVMWGLLDIKLFPLMYFILLYSHFTSTVSSPLYSSFCRLQGQFHLNGMHKAGDVVLGGLFEIHFFSVFPDLSFTSEPQQPTCYGFDIPGFRAAMTMTFAIDEINRNTNLLPNVTLGYSLYDNCYKLRIGFRAAMSLVSGQEQQFTLDETCVGTPPVIGIVGDSSSTSSIAISSVIGSYRVPMVSYFATCSCLSDRQKFPSFFRTIPSDAFQVRAVIQILNHYDWTWAGLLVSDDDYGLHAARSFQSDFVQSGGGCLAYVEILPWGNDPAEIRRIVDVMKKSTARVVIGFAHESHMINLMEEVLRQNVTGLQWIASEAWTAAALFQTPHLIPYLAGTLGIAIRQGEIPGLREFLLRIRPDLHNNSYRNSIVKLFWEYTFQCRFAPPPAGWVETKVVLCTGQEDLEDVENEFLDTSNLRPEYNVYKAVYALAYALDDMLHCEPGRGPFSGNSCATLQTLEPWQLVYYLQKVNFSTTFGDQVSFDENGDALPIYDIMNWLWLPSGRTKLQNVGEVKRSAFKGEELTINEEKIFWNSESKKPPRSVCSESCPPGTRMARKKGEPVCCFDCIPCSEGKINNETDSMECTSCPEDFWSSPQRDHCVPKKTEFLSYDEPLGICLTSTSLLGTCMCVVVLGIFICHRSTPIVRANNSELTFQLLLSLKLCFLCSLLFIGRPRLWTCQLRHAAFGISFVLCVSCILVKTMVVLAVFKASKPGGGASLKWFGVLQQRGTVIVLTSVQAAICTAWIVSASPTPHKNTQYHNGKIVYECAVGSTVGFAVLLGYIGSLASLSFLIAFISRNLPDSFNEAKLITFSMLIFCAVWVAFVPAYISSPGKYADAVEVFAILASSFGLLLALFGPKCYIILLRPERNTKKAIMGRGTRKS, encoded by the exons ATGAACTGGACGAAAGTCATGTGGGGACTTTTAGATATTAAATTGTTCCCGCTCATGTATTTCATCTTGTTGTATTCCCACTTCACTTCTACTGTGTCCTCCCCTCTTTATTCCTCCTTCTGTCGGTTACAGGGACAGTTTCATCTTAATGGGATGCACAAAGCAGGAGATGTGGTTCTAGGTGGGCTGTTTGAGATccacttcttctctgtctttcctgACCTGTCTTTTACCTCAGAGCCACAACAGCCTACTTGCTATGG ttttgACATTCCAGGGTTCAGGGCTGCCATGACTATGACCTTTGCAATTGATGAGATCAACAGAAACACCAACCTGCTACCTAATGTGACTCTGGGATACAGTCTTTATGATAACTGCTATAAACTACGGATAGGATTTCGTGCAGCAATGTCCCTCGTCAGTGGTCAAGAACAGCAGTTTACATTAGATGAGACCTGTGTAGGAACCCCTCCAGTCATAGGGATTGTTGGTGATTCTTCTTCTACAAGTTCTATTGCCATCTCCTCTGTCATAGGTTCATACAGAGTACCTATG GTGAGTTATTTTGCCACATGTTCCTGTCTGAGTGACCGGCAGAagtttccatctttctttcgGACGATCCCAAGTGATGCTTTCCAG GTGCGTGCTGTGATCCAGATTTTAAACCACTATGACTGGACTTGGGCAGGTCTGCTGGTCAGTGACGATGACTATGGGCTCCATGCTGCTCGATCCTTCCAATCTGACTTTGTTCAGTCTGGTGGAGGTTGTCTGGCCTACGTTGAGATCTTACCCTGGGGAAATGACCCGGCTGAAATAAGGAGGATTGTGGATGTGATGAAGAAATCCACAGCTCGTGTGGTTATTGGGTTTGCACATGAGAGTCACATGATTAACCTCATGGAAGAG GTGCTGAGGCAGAATGTGACTGGCTTGCAGTGGATTGCCAGTGAAGCTTGGACAGCGGCTGCTCTGTTTCAGACCCCCCATCTCATACCGTACCTGGCTGGCACATTAGGCATCGCCATCCGTCAAGGAGAAATACCAGGGCTCAGGGAATTCCTGCTGCGAATACGTCCTGACCTACACAACAACAGCTATAGAAACAGCATA GTGAAATTGTTCTGGGAATACACATTTCAGTGTAGATTTGCACCACCTCCAGCAGGTTGGGTGGAAACTAAAGTAGTATTATGTACAGGACAGGAAGATTTGGAAGATGTGGAGAATGAGTTTCTGGACACTTCAAACCTCAGGCCTGAGTATAATGTGTACAAGGCTGTGTATGCTCTGGCCTATGCCCTTGATGATATGCTACACTGTGAGCCAGGGAGAGGGCCTTTCAGTGGGAACAGCTGTGCCACTTTGCAAACACTGGAGCCATGGCAG TTAGTGTATTACTTGCAGAAGGTCAACTTCTCCACAACATTTGGTGATCAAGTATCCTTTGATGAAAATGGTGATGCTTTACCGATATATGACATCATGAACTGGCTGTGGCTCCCTAGTGGAAGAACTAAACTGCAGAATGTGGGTGAGGTCAAGAGGTCGGCCTTCAAGGGTGAAGAACTCAcaattaatgaagaaaaaatattctGGAATTCTGAATCCAAAAAG CCGCCACGCTCAGTGTGCAGTGAAAGCTGTCCTCCAGGCACCCGTATGGCCAGAAAGAAAGGGgaacctgtgtgctgttttgactgcatcCCTTGTTCTGAGGGAAAGATCAATAATGAGACTG ACTCCATGGAGTGCACCAGCTGTCCTGAGGACTTCTGGTCCAGCCCCCAGCGTGACCACTGTGTTCCTAAGAAAACAGAGTTTCTCTCCTATGATGAGCCTCTGGGTATCTGCTTGACATCAACTTCTTTGCTGggcacatgcatgtgtgtggttgTCCTGGGCATATTTATCTGTCATCGCAGCACACCCATAGTACGTGCCAACAATTCAGAGCTGACTTTCCAGTTACTGTTGTCTCTTAAgttatgtttcctgtgttcactgctgtttatcGGTCGCCCCAGACTGTGGACATGCCAGCTGAGACATGCAGCATTTGGGAtcagctttgtgctttgtgtctcaTGTATTTTGGTAAAAACCATGGTGGTTCTGGCTGTGTTCAAGGCCTCCAAGCCAGGAGGGGGAGCCAGTCTGAAGTGGTTTGGTGttttgcagcagagagggacagtTATTGTTCTCACTTCTGTTCAGGCAGCCATCTGCACTGCATGGATTGTATCTGCTTCGCCAACtcctcataaaaacactcaatacCACAATGGCAAGATAGTTTATGAGTGTGCAGTTGGGTCCACAGTTGGTTTTGCAGTGTTACTGGGCTATATTGGCTCATTGGCTTCCCTCAGTTTTCTGATTGCATTTATATCAAGGAATCTTCCAGATAGTTTCAATGAGGCCAAACTCATCACTTTCAGCATGTtgatcttctgtgctgtgtgggtggccTTTGTTCCTGCCTATATCAGCTCACCAGGCAAATATGCAGATGCAGTGGAGGTATTTGCCATCCTGGCCTCCAGTTTTGGTCTCTTGCTGGCGCTGTTTGGACCCAAATGTTACATAATCCtgctgagaccagagaggaacacaaagaaGGCAATCATGGGTCGAGGTACAAGGAAGtcataa